One stretch of Scophthalmus maximus strain ysfricsl-2021 chromosome 12, ASM2237912v1, whole genome shotgun sequence DNA includes these proteins:
- the LOC118282939 gene encoding troponin I, slow skeletal muscle: MNPKGVKPKSKITASRKLSLKMLLLTRACEDLERETQDREEEKVRYLGEKLPPLQLSGLSLEELKNLCKQLHSKVDITDEERYDCESKVSKHNKDIHELKLKVQDLGGKFKKPALRKVRVSADEMMRALLGSKHKGSMDLRSNLKSVKKDDVKTDKVLTNEVGDWRKNVEAMSGMEGRKKMFDTAGGAQ, translated from the exons ATGAATCCCAAAGGGGTAAAG CCGAAGTCGAAGATCACGGCTTCTCGCAAGCTCTCCCTCAAG ATGCTTCTCCTCACAAGAGCCTGTGAGGATTTGGAGAGGGAGACGCAGGatagggaggaagagaaagtgcGTTATCTGGGAGAGAAGTTGCCCCCTTTGCAACTGTCTGGGTTATCACTGGAGGAGCTCAAA AATCTTTGCAAGCAGCTTCATTCAAAGGTTGACATTACGGACGAGGAGAGATATGACTGTGAATCCAAAGTGAGCAAGCACAACAAAGAT ATCCACGAGCTGAAGTTGAAGGTGCAGGACCTTGGGGGCAAGTTCAAAAAGCCTGCCCTGAGGAAGGTGAGGGTGTCAGCAGATGAGATGATGCGAGCTCTCCTGGGCTCCAAACACAAGGGCTCCATGGACCTCAGATCCAACCTCAAGTCTGTGAAGAAGGACGACGTCAAAACGGACAAG GTGCTCACCAATGAAGTGGGTGACTGGCGTAAGAACGTGGAGGCCATGTCCGGCATGGAGGGCCGCAAGAAGATGTTCGACACAGCCGGCGGAGCACAGTGA